The nucleotide window AGCCTGTTATGCGATGATGGAAGAAAATAGCAGTGATATTAATCCGGTACATAAAGCTTATTTATATGACCGGATTCAGGTTTTTCAGAGTAAATCCCAAAGATATGGGACACAGCTGACCGCCGATGGAAAAATTTACCCTGTAGAAAGTAAGGAAAATGTAAACAAAGAGCGTGAAACAGTAAACCTGCCGCCACTGGCCGGAACAGATATCAATAAAATTCCGGAATCTGAAGACATTCCGGAAATTGATAGCAAAGACATTCAATATACAGTATGGAGAAAAAAAGTGGGATGGATATAAACTGCCATAACTTCCATCTCCGATCTTCCATCTTTCTGCTTACTTATTTGCCTTCAAAATT belongs to Chryseobacterium gleum and includes:
- a CDS encoding DUF6624 domain-containing protein — protein: MNHLPFEKELIEMADKDLSVREKLLKAGELSGGYHPEMEKVHKANAERLREIMDEIGYPTISKVGTKANDAAWLIIQHAISEPEFMKACYAMMEENSSDINPVHKAYLYDRIQVFQSKSQRYGTQLTADGKIYPVESKENVNKERETVNLPPLAGTDINKIPESEDIPEIDSKDIQYTVWRKKVGWI